In one window of Methanoculleus chikugoensis DNA:
- the cas1 gene encoding CRISPR-associated endonuclease Cas1 encodes MTATEPWLPVFGYGGHIKATTQELIIARGSDTRRYPIQTVKHLLIVGGHTLHTSAVTNLLKAGAAITIFDIDGTPVGYLYPYGYRPDEAVRLAQERAGPHRFAQPLARAALQSRLLLLEELYDQTGHDIFYAGELDFLYQAREELSASVTMENLRRLSRLTADMYYEILSRTLPPELGFRRRTSRPYLDPVNAMFAFGYAMLYGNCCVSVVGAHLDPDLGMLHEGAGSFVHDLIEPQKASMVDRAVIRFAREEISSGDYECGEKRCYLGGDLSARLSTALRDSIDQTRIDAQVRILRDALLANAEFHVLYW; translated from the coding sequence ATGACAGCGACGGAACCCTGGCTCCCCGTCTTCGGCTACGGGGGGCACATCAAGGCGACGACACAGGAGCTGATCATCGCGCGCGGGAGCGATACCCGGCGTTACCCCATACAGACGGTGAAGCACCTCCTGATCGTCGGCGGGCATACCCTGCACACCTCGGCGGTGACGAATCTCCTCAAAGCCGGCGCTGCCATCACCATCTTCGACATCGACGGCACGCCTGTCGGATACCTCTACCCGTACGGCTACCGGCCGGACGAGGCGGTGCGCCTCGCCCAGGAGCGGGCCGGCCCCCACCGGTTCGCTCAGCCGCTCGCGCGGGCTGCCCTCCAGTCGAGGCTTCTCCTCCTCGAGGAACTCTATGATCAGACCGGGCACGACATCTTCTATGCCGGAGAACTTGACTTCCTCTATCAGGCCCGGGAGGAACTCTCGGCCTCGGTCACGATGGAGAATCTGCGTCGACTCTCCCGCCTGACCGCCGATATGTATTACGAGATCCTCTCCCGCACGCTCCCACCGGAACTCGGGTTCCGCCGCAGGACGAGCCGCCCCTACCTCGACCCCGTCAATGCGATGTTTGCGTTCGGTTACGCGATGCTTTACGGCAACTGCTGCGTCTCGGTGGTCGGGGCTCACCTCGATCCCGACCTCGGCATGCTTCACGAAGGGGCGGGGAGTTTCGTCCACGACCTCATCGAACCGCAGAAAGCCTCGATGGTGGATCGTGCCGTCATCCGGTTTGCCCGCGAAGAGATCTCAAGCGGCGATTACGAATGCGGGGAAAAGCGGTGTTACCTCGGGGGAGATCTCTCGGCCCGGCTGAGCACGGCGCTCCGCGACTCCATCGACCAGACCCGTATCGACGCGCAGGTGCGCATCCTGAGGGATGCGCTCCTTGCAAACGCCGAGTTTCATGTGCTGTACTGGTAG
- a CDS encoding acylphosphatase — protein sequence MKTIEIRVSGRVQGVGFRACIKRIATNLGVGGEAMNLPDGQVLITATADPVILDKFVSMLYGCPRVVVRDLVQQEIPHSAYPEFTIQRGSYQYST from the coding sequence GTGAAGACGATCGAGATCCGGGTCTCGGGAAGAGTGCAGGGCGTCGGGTTCCGCGCGTGCATCAAGAGGATCGCCACCAATCTCGGCGTCGGCGGCGAGGCGATGAATCTTCCCGACGGGCAGGTCCTCATCACCGCAACCGCCGACCCGGTCATCCTCGATAAGTTCGTCTCTATGCTCTACGGGTGCCCCCGGGTCGTCGTCAGGGATCTCGTCCAGCAGGAGATCCCCCATTCCGCGTACCCCGAGTTCACCATCCAGCGGGGCAGCTACCAGTACAGCACATGA
- the glmM gene encoding phosphoglucosamine mutase — MRNGKQMFGTNGVRGVIGETMTPALVLKIGAALGSMRRGRIAVGRDTRTSGEALTHALKAGLLMTGCDVVDMGVLPTPALQYIIKTNRFDGGAMITASHNPPEYNGVKIIEADGTEMSDEEIIRLEGRFFAEEFDVVDWDGVGSESAAPDRLEEYIEAVVAHFPEGIGRGMTVVVDPGSGPAALTTPIILSRMGCRVHTINGRLDGTFPGRMPEPTPEGLQPLSEMVLATGADFGVAHDGDADRAVFVDTKGRYIEENYEFGLIEDYVCGRNSNGLVVTPVATSRLIRDIAEKHGCTVDYTPVGSIYVARRMIELIGKGRKVSFGGEGNGGLIYPDHQFCRDGGMTAAMMVAVLASHNGRKLSDIVDELPAYHLVKEKYHTADPAALVRTVEEAFAGETIEKIDGIKIVRENAWALVRASGTEPMIRIMIEAKDPAVADAMYREIMMVATGRRAGA, encoded by the coding sequence ATGCGAAACGGAAAACAGATGTTTGGAACGAACGGCGTGCGGGGCGTGATCGGAGAGACGATGACGCCGGCCCTCGTCCTCAAGATCGGTGCAGCGCTCGGATCGATGAGGAGAGGCCGCATCGCGGTCGGCAGAGACACGCGGACGTCCGGCGAAGCCCTGACCCATGCCCTCAAGGCCGGGCTCCTGATGACCGGGTGCGACGTGGTGGACATGGGCGTCCTCCCCACCCCGGCCCTGCAGTATATCATCAAGACCAATCGGTTCGACGGCGGCGCGATGATCACCGCATCCCACAACCCGCCCGAGTACAACGGCGTGAAGATCATCGAGGCCGACGGCACCGAGATGTCCGATGAGGAGATCATCCGGCTCGAAGGCCGGTTCTTCGCAGAGGAGTTCGATGTGGTCGACTGGGATGGCGTCGGCAGCGAGAGCGCCGCACCCGACCGGCTCGAGGAGTACATCGAGGCAGTCGTGGCGCACTTCCCGGAAGGCATCGGCAGGGGTATGACCGTCGTCGTCGACCCCGGCTCCGGGCCCGCGGCGCTCACGACCCCGATCATCCTCTCGAGGATGGGGTGCCGGGTTCATACCATCAACGGCAGGCTCGACGGCACCTTCCCGGGCCGGATGCCGGAACCGACACCCGAAGGACTGCAGCCCCTCTCGGAGATGGTCCTCGCCACGGGCGCCGACTTCGGGGTGGCGCACGACGGCGACGCCGATCGGGCGGTCTTCGTCGATACCAAAGGACGCTATATAGAAGAGAACTACGAGTTCGGCCTCATCGAGGACTATGTCTGCGGTAGAAACAGCAACGGGCTCGTCGTCACCCCGGTCGCCACCTCCCGGCTGATACGGGATATCGCGGAGAAACACGGTTGCACCGTTGATTATACACCCGTCGGGAGCATCTACGTCGCGAGAAGGATGATAGAGCTGATCGGCAAGGGCAGGAAGGTCTCGTTCGGCGGTGAAGGAAACGGCGGGCTGATATATCCCGACCACCAGTTCTGCCGGGACGGGGGCATGACCGCCGCCATGATGGTGGCGGTGCTCGCGAGCCATAACGGCAGGAAACTCTCGGATATCGTCGACGAACTCCCCGCATACCACCTGGTCAAGGAGAAATACCATACCGCCGACCCGGCCGCACTGGTTCGCACCGTCGAAGAGGCGTTCGCAGGAGAGACCATCGAGAAGATCGACGGCATCAAGATCGTCAGGGAGAACGCCTGGGCACTGGTGCGGGCATCGGGCACGGAACCGATGATCAGGATCATGATCGAGGCAAAGGACCCGGCCGTCGCGGACGCCATGTACCGGGAGATTATGATGGTCGCGACGGGCCGAAGGGCCGGAGCGTGA
- the mobB gene encoding molybdopterin-guanine dinucleotide biosynthesis protein B, whose amino-acid sequence MKIIQVVGRSNAGKTTFIKNLIGALSAHGAVGAVKHLGHHGFSLEPGKDTTAYYESHAAISGGVDEEKSVIVRRENDLNSTLEVLCNAGIEYAILEGFKSRSFPRIVIGDLESENIVLRNPTIEEAIAALDRFEDYYTVEGLVRDLRRECGVSHAGAILTFNGIVREWSEDDRTEYMDFDKTVDAVAESIRKEIATVPGIIGARFYHRKGRLYAGEDITYLAILAEHRQEAFAAAANAIDRLKRELHDVEK is encoded by the coding sequence ATGAAGATCATACAGGTCGTCGGCCGCTCGAACGCCGGGAAGACCACGTTCATAAAGAACCTGATCGGGGCGCTTTCCGCACACGGGGCCGTCGGAGCAGTCAAACATCTCGGGCACCACGGCTTTTCGCTCGAGCCCGGAAAGGACACCACCGCGTATTATGAATCGCATGCTGCTATATCCGGCGGTGTCGATGAAGAGAAGTCGGTCATCGTCAGGCGCGAGAACGATCTCAACTCCACCCTGGAGGTTCTCTGCAACGCCGGGATTGAGTATGCTATACTCGAGGGATTCAAGTCGAGATCGTTCCCGAGGATCGTGATCGGCGATCTCGAGAGCGAGAACATCGTGCTCCGCAACCCCACCATCGAGGAGGCGATCGCCGCACTCGACCGGTTCGAGGACTACTACACCGTCGAGGGGCTGGTCAGGGATCTCCGGCGCGAATGCGGCGTCTCGCACGCCGGGGCCATCCTCACGTTCAACGGGATCGTCAGGGAATGGTCGGAGGACGACCGGACCGAATACATGGACTTCGATAAGACCGTCGACGCCGTGGCGGAGAGCATCCGGAAAGAGATTGCAACCGTCCCGGGAATCATCGGCGCCCGGTTCTACCACCGGAAAGGACGGCTCTATGCCGGAGAGGATATAACCTATCTTGCTATACTTGCAGAGCACCGGCAGGAGGCCTTCGCCGCCGCCGCCAACGCAATCGACAGGCTGAAACGGGAATTACACGACGTGGAGAAGTGA
- a CDS encoding DUF5806 family protein: protein MEGPDSIKDPNKYQKFKKVDGATYQRVNQFLRKHTHITAREWAIARLCADFKTTSGSEMTFIGENLPELCPFMVDSYSPQAVNQARSSFKKKVKKAGATFFYGAMCGFFTAEELDEILFEASEVARFLLEVEGTSLNLDDEIDVEDRITEVMRGVAEAASVILKARPGQEGGGRGEEELGEEPEVQNQEEGEL from the coding sequence ATGGAAGGACCAGACAGCATCAAAGACCCGAACAAATACCAGAAGTTCAAGAAGGTGGACGGCGCCACCTACCAGCGGGTCAACCAGTTCCTGCGCAAACACACCCACATCACCGCCCGTGAGTGGGCGATAGCCCGCCTCTGCGCAGACTTCAAGACCACCAGCGGCTCAGAGATGACGTTCATCGGCGAGAACCTCCCCGAACTCTGCCCGTTCATGGTCGACTCCTACTCCCCGCAGGCAGTCAACCAGGCAAGGAGCTCGTTCAAGAAGAAGGTGAAGAAAGCAGGAGCCACATTCTTCTACGGAGCAATGTGCGGTTTTTTCACCGCAGAGGAACTCGACGAGATCCTCTTTGAAGCGAGCGAGGTCGCCCGGTTCCTCCTGGAGGTGGAAGGAACGAGCCTGAACCTCGACGACGAGATCGACGTCGAGGACCGGATCACCGAGGTGATGCGGGGCGTGGCCGAGGCGGCTTCGGTCATCCTGAAGGCCCGGCCGGGCCAGGAAGGTGGGGGCCGGGGAGAAGAAGAACTGGGAGAAGAGCCGGAAGTACAGAATCAAGAAGAAGGAGAGTTATGA
- the xerA gene encoding site-specific tyrosine recombinase/integron integrase: MENACFSEWLDRFSSYLRMRNYSPRTIEKYLQTIRRFARYAWLRQNSDEVPFDEAVFEDAPLDADVNVSAALVTDFFSYLTEKQDYKPKTLHRMISTLSSFYKYLYVQGAVVADPMLGVERPRIKNQELKYLKHSQVIRLINTIESERDRLIVRLIYATGVRVSELCAMCVEDIDFEEQTIRVKGKGDKIRTVFVDDETLEEINRFIGNKIEGPLFVGQQGNHISPRTVQHLFKENAPSGITPHKIRHSYASELYRRSKNLRVVQENLGHSSIKTTEIYLHTDIDERKRVYQQYFPLSNGKKEE; encoded by the coding sequence ATGGAAAACGCCTGTTTCTCGGAATGGCTGGATCGCTTCAGCAGTTACCTCCGGATGCGGAATTATTCGCCCCGGACGATCGAAAAATACCTTCAGACCATTCGGCGTTTCGCCCGATACGCCTGGCTCCGGCAGAACTCGGACGAGGTCCCGTTCGATGAGGCCGTGTTTGAGGACGCTCCCCTGGATGCGGACGTCAACGTCTCTGCGGCCCTCGTCACCGATTTCTTCTCGTATCTTACGGAGAAGCAGGACTACAAGCCCAAGACTCTCCACCGGATGATCTCGACGCTCTCCTCGTTTTACAAGTATCTCTACGTGCAGGGGGCCGTTGTCGCCGACCCGATGCTCGGGGTGGAGCGGCCCCGGATCAAGAATCAGGAGTTGAAATACCTCAAACACAGTCAGGTGATCCGCCTGATCAACACCATCGAGAGCGAGCGCGACCGGCTGATCGTCCGCCTGATCTACGCAACAGGTGTCCGTGTTTCGGAACTCTGCGCGATGTGCGTCGAAGATATCGACTTTGAGGAGCAGACGATACGAGTTAAGGGGAAAGGCGATAAGATAAGGACGGTATTCGTCGACGACGAGACGCTTGAAGAGATCAACCGGTTTATCGGCAACAAGATCGAGGGGCCGCTCTTTGTGGGTCAGCAGGGCAATCATATCTCCCCGCGGACCGTCCAGCACCTCTTCAAGGAAAACGCTCCATCCGGGATTACGCCGCATAAAATCCGCCATTCTTACGCGAGCGAGCTCTATCGGCGGTCAAAGAACCTCCGTGTCGTGCAGGAGAATCTGGGGCACTCCTCCATCAAGACGACCGAGATCTACCTGCATACCGATATCGACGAGCGTAAACGCGTCTATCAGCAGTATTTCCCGCTCTCGAACGGAAAAAAGGAGGAGTGA